The following proteins are co-located in the Microbacterium sp. SORGH_AS_0888 genome:
- a CDS encoding gamma-glutamyltransferase family protein → MSETPAVWPAPSPTLYGTRHSVSSGHCLASAAAFAILEAGGNAVDAWITALRDYGTLSFADAAMRLAADGFAVFPLLADGIAKRQAGYRRWPANEAIYLPDGRPPIVGERFVQTDLARAIRLMIDAEATSGGYLAADDLAEFRSRDEPVVSVRRRDVTIVTCGAWCQGPILSEALAIVEKHGIEGMAHNSADYIHTVTEALKGAFADREHHYGDPAFVEVPLERMLGEEHIAARAAAIDPARAVDGLPPSPIGGSRPLPDAISADGVRRIGEGGTSYVFVVDRWGNAFSATPSDGASTAPVIPGTGIVPSLRGLQSRPDPAHPSGVAPGKRPRLTPDPAIAVRDDGSVMPFGCPGGDMQVQAMLQVFLNVFHFGMDPQEAVDAPRFSTWSFPDSFAPFDCLAAHVFLEDRFDEDVYADLVARGHDERCWPAYTRDAAAVEAVYRNAPTGFLESAADPRQPAQAVVS, encoded by the coding sequence ATGTCCGAGACGCCCGCCGTCTGGCCGGCCCCGAGCCCGACGCTCTACGGCACGCGTCATTCCGTCTCGAGCGGTCACTGCCTCGCCTCCGCGGCCGCGTTCGCCATCCTGGAGGCGGGCGGCAACGCCGTGGATGCGTGGATCACGGCGCTCCGGGACTACGGCACCCTGAGCTTTGCGGATGCGGCGATGCGCCTGGCGGCCGACGGTTTCGCGGTCTTCCCGCTGCTCGCCGACGGCATCGCCAAGCGTCAGGCGGGCTATCGTCGCTGGCCCGCCAACGAGGCCATCTACCTGCCGGACGGGCGCCCGCCGATCGTCGGGGAGCGCTTCGTGCAGACCGACCTCGCCCGTGCCATCCGTCTCATGATCGATGCGGAGGCCACGTCCGGCGGCTACCTGGCGGCCGACGACCTTGCCGAGTTCCGTTCCCGCGACGAACCGGTGGTGAGCGTGCGCCGGCGCGACGTCACGATCGTCACGTGCGGTGCCTGGTGCCAGGGCCCGATCCTGTCCGAGGCGCTCGCCATCGTGGAGAAGCACGGCATCGAGGGGATGGCCCACAACAGCGCCGACTACATCCACACCGTGACCGAGGCGCTCAAGGGCGCCTTCGCCGATCGCGAGCACCACTACGGCGACCCGGCCTTCGTCGAGGTGCCGCTGGAGCGGATGCTCGGCGAGGAGCACATCGCCGCACGCGCGGCCGCGATCGACCCCGCCCGCGCCGTCGACGGACTGCCGCCGTCGCCCATCGGCGGGAGCCGGCCGCTCCCGGACGCGATCTCCGCCGACGGGGTGCGTCGCATCGGCGAGGGCGGCACGAGCTACGTGTTCGTCGTCGACCGGTGGGGCAACGCGTTCTCCGCGACCCCGTCGGACGGCGCGTCGACTGCCCCCGTCATCCCGGGGACCGGGATCGTGCCCTCGCTGCGGGGGCTGCAGTCGCGCCCCGACCCCGCGCATCCGTCCGGCGTCGCCCCCGGCAAGCGGCCGCGGCTGACCCCCGACCCCGCCATCGCGGTCCGCGACGACGGGAGCGTCATGCCGTTCGGATGCCCCGGCGGCGACATGCAGGTGCAGGCCATGCTGCAGGTCTTCCTCAACGTCTTCCACTTCGGGATGGACCCGCAGGAGGCGGTCGACGCGCCGCGCTTCTCGACGTGGAGCTTCCCCGACTCGTTCGCACCGTTCGACTGCCTCGCGGCGCACGTGTTCCTGGAGGACCGGTTCGACGAGGACGTCTACGCGGACCTCGTCGCGCGCGGGCACGACGAGCGCTGCTGGCCCGCGTACACCCGCGACGCGGCCGCGGTCGAGGCCGTCTACCGCAACGCGCCGACCGGGTTCCTCGAGTCCGCGGCCGATCCGCGCCAGCCCGCCCAGGCGGTCGTCTCGTGA
- a CDS encoding amidohydrolase, with translation MSGTAVYVAPVLTMDPERPRAEAFAVRDDRILAVGTRAEVTAAAGRGAAVTTLDGVVLPGLIDAHLHMQRGGLKAMSYTAADATVDEISVRMLETFHAEDWAGEEPPTLDERVASLRRFQVHLHSLGFTGAVDPATTPEEMRGYQEAARRGALTMRTLAMPYLEIGAAATPDVDAVIATLGGLGAATGLGDEMLRIGPIKVYVDGEATKGQALLEEPWDASGYRGAQRISDEDYARLVAWCAAHGWGVGTHAVGGAAIALVVREYAKAGAAAVRAGRFQIIHGYLEPSAEVIAQAARIGAIASLQPSIIWHNGAALREKLGGRAERSNPVRSWLDAGTTVAFGSDGPFFEFDPRRLIWQAVTRRVRGAEEPLSDAEAIEVAEGFAAYTTGAAYAAMAEDDRGMIRAGALADWALWAEDPLNAPIDELLGIPVLRTEVGGRTVYERTES, from the coding sequence GTGAGCGGCACCGCGGTCTATGTCGCCCCCGTCCTGACGATGGACCCGGAGCGTCCCCGCGCCGAGGCCTTCGCCGTGCGCGACGACCGCATCCTCGCCGTCGGCACGCGGGCCGAGGTCACGGCGGCTGCCGGGCGCGGCGCCGCGGTGACGACGCTGGACGGGGTCGTGCTTCCCGGCCTCATCGACGCGCACCTCCACATGCAGCGCGGCGGCCTCAAAGCGATGAGCTACACCGCTGCGGACGCGACGGTCGACGAGATCTCCGTCCGCATGCTCGAGACCTTCCACGCCGAGGACTGGGCGGGGGAGGAGCCGCCGACCCTCGACGAACGCGTCGCGTCGCTGCGGCGCTTCCAGGTGCACCTGCACTCCCTCGGGTTCACCGGTGCCGTCGATCCCGCGACCACGCCCGAGGAGATGCGCGGCTACCAGGAGGCCGCCCGACGCGGTGCGCTGACGATGCGGACGCTCGCGATGCCGTACCTCGAGATCGGTGCCGCGGCCACGCCCGATGTCGACGCGGTCATCGCGACCCTCGGCGGTCTCGGCGCCGCCACGGGCCTCGGCGACGAGATGCTGCGCATCGGGCCCATCAAGGTCTACGTCGACGGCGAGGCCACGAAGGGGCAGGCCCTGCTCGAGGAGCCGTGGGATGCGAGCGGCTATCGCGGCGCGCAACGCATCTCCGACGAGGACTATGCGCGGCTGGTCGCCTGGTGCGCGGCGCACGGGTGGGGTGTGGGGACGCACGCCGTCGGCGGCGCGGCGATCGCCCTCGTCGTCCGCGAGTACGCGAAGGCCGGGGCGGCCGCGGTCCGCGCAGGGCGCTTCCAGATCATCCACGGCTACCTCGAGCCCTCCGCCGAGGTCATCGCGCAGGCGGCGCGGATCGGGGCCATCGCCTCGCTCCAGCCCTCGATCATCTGGCACAACGGTGCGGCATTGCGCGAGAAGCTCGGAGGCCGCGCCGAGCGTTCGAACCCCGTGCGCAGCTGGCTCGACGCGGGGACGACGGTCGCCTTCGGCTCCGACGGGCCCTTCTTCGAGTTCGACCCCCGCCGCCTGATCTGGCAGGCCGTCACGCGCCGGGTGCGCGGTGCCGAGGAGCCGCTGTCGGACGCCGAGGCGATCGAGGTCGCGGAGGGCTTCGCCGCCTATACGACCGGGGCCGCCTATGCGGCGATGGCGGAGGACGACCGCGGCATGATCCGTGCCGGGGCCTTGGCCGATTGGGCGCTGTGGGCTGAGGACCCCCTGAACGCTCCGATAGACGAGCTGCTCGGCATCCCGGTGCTGCGCACGGAGGTGGGCGGGCGCACCGTCTACGAGAGGACAGAGTCATGA
- a CDS encoding M24 family metallopeptidase, which produces MPRHIPPAPPFDVAEYEMRIDALRRALREAEIDVLLVTAPVNLCYLTGYVASWYAPRLPVGVLVSAHVPELVVVDWSRHADYVPLIALHDEVLLVDYGTAAEELVEGLARRGWAEGRIGLEWSAPNPVAGVLRDIAGGLARLGADVVSGDYLVDDLRVYKSAAELDRIRRAGGMLDEAFEELRTRLRPGMTELEVSALITTLLAERGSEVPAQHALVSSGPTAWADVHAFPSRRVIQRGEVVSVDACAVVDRYHANLSRAFVVDGENPRAEELLAAGAASLAVLCREARLGESPAPAMAAAERALRARVAPENVWWVGGYGLGIAFPPSWVGHTYLADDGPRRAVLRPGYVSNFETVLYDRTAGFEAAAIDTVVATEAGLAPLSRVPRELLHT; this is translated from the coding sequence ATGCCGCGTCACATCCCGCCCGCTCCGCCGTTCGACGTCGCCGAATACGAGATGCGCATCGACGCGCTGCGGCGTGCGCTGCGTGAGGCCGAGATCGACGTGCTCCTCGTCACCGCCCCGGTCAACCTCTGCTACCTGACCGGCTACGTCGCGAGCTGGTACGCGCCGCGACTCCCCGTGGGGGTTCTCGTCTCGGCGCACGTCCCCGAGCTCGTCGTCGTCGACTGGTCCCGGCACGCGGACTACGTCCCGCTCATCGCCCTGCACGACGAGGTCCTCCTCGTCGACTACGGCACCGCCGCGGAGGAGCTCGTCGAGGGTCTCGCTCGCCGCGGCTGGGCCGAGGGACGGATCGGTCTCGAGTGGTCGGCTCCGAACCCGGTGGCCGGGGTGCTCCGCGACATCGCCGGCGGGCTCGCCCGGCTCGGCGCGGACGTGGTCTCGGGCGACTACCTCGTCGACGACCTGCGGGTCTACAAGTCCGCCGCCGAGCTCGACCGCATCCGCCGCGCCGGCGGGATGCTCGACGAGGCGTTCGAGGAGCTGCGCACGCGCCTGCGGCCCGGCATGACCGAGCTCGAGGTCTCCGCCCTCATCACGACCCTTCTGGCCGAGCGAGGATCCGAGGTGCCGGCGCAGCACGCCCTCGTCTCGTCCGGTCCCACCGCCTGGGCCGACGTGCACGCGTTCCCGTCCCGCCGCGTCATCCAGCGGGGCGAGGTGGTCTCGGTCGACGCCTGCGCCGTCGTCGACCGGTATCACGCGAACCTCAGCCGAGCCTTCGTCGTCGACGGCGAGAACCCGCGCGCCGAGGAGCTGCTCGCCGCCGGGGCCGCGAGTCTCGCCGTCCTCTGCCGCGAGGCGCGCCTCGGCGAGAGCCCGGCGCCCGCCATGGCGGCCGCCGAACGGGCGCTCCGGGCCCGCGTCGCCCCCGAGAACGTCTGGTGGGTCGGCGGCTACGGGCTGGGGATCGCGTTCCCGCCCAGCTGGGTCGGCCACACCTACCTGGCCGACGACGGTCCGCGCCGTGCGGTGCTGCGTCCCGGCTATGTCTCCAACTTCGAGACGGTCCTGTACGACAGGACGGCGGGCTTCGAAGCCGCCGCCATCGACACGGTGGTCGCCACCGAGGCGGGGCTGGCCCCCCTCTCCCGCGTGCCCCGCGAACTGCTGCACACCTGA
- a CDS encoding amidase, translated as MTGEHLTTLSTRALADGIRTGEFSSEEVVAAHLARIDALNPAVNAVVSLQPDAALAEARACDRELAAGRIRGPLHGVPTAVKDLMDVAGMPTSHGSRIYAGQVASADSVIVGRMREAGAVFVGKTNTPEFGAGSHTFNDVFGATRNPYDLDRSAGGSSGGAAAAVTSGMLPFADASDLGGSIRNPASFGNLVGLRPTAGRVASARPGNAWDPGSVLGVVTRDVRDTALLLSIISGPEKRAPLSVDEDPAQFLTIRPRSFAGTRIAYSPDLGGLPLEPQVRAATAAAAARLADLGADVVEVDLDLSEADLVFETFRSLEFFDGHGDDARRHPDLVKKTVRDDVSWAEAFDAALIVRAAAARTRLFRRFQALLGEHALLLAPAVQVLPFPVEWEYPTEIDGVAMERYYTWQRSCSRITATAMPAMSLPAAFSAEGLPIGVQLVGPYRGERAMLEYALTWEAAVADVAARRPAL; from the coding sequence ATGACCGGCGAGCACCTGACCACGCTGTCCACCCGCGCGCTCGCCGACGGCATCCGCACCGGTGAGTTCAGCTCCGAGGAGGTCGTCGCTGCGCACCTCGCGCGTATCGACGCGCTGAACCCGGCGGTGAACGCGGTCGTCTCCCTGCAGCCGGACGCTGCGCTGGCCGAGGCGAGGGCCTGCGACCGCGAGCTCGCCGCCGGACGCATCCGCGGGCCGCTGCACGGGGTCCCGACCGCCGTGAAGGACCTCATGGACGTCGCGGGCATGCCCACCTCCCACGGCTCCCGCATCTACGCCGGACAGGTCGCCTCGGCCGACAGCGTGATCGTCGGACGGATGCGGGAGGCGGGCGCCGTCTTCGTCGGGAAGACCAACACGCCGGAGTTCGGAGCCGGTTCCCACACGTTCAACGACGTGTTCGGCGCCACCCGGAATCCCTATGACCTCGACCGCTCGGCGGGGGGCTCGAGCGGCGGCGCGGCGGCCGCGGTCACGTCCGGGATGCTGCCCTTCGCCGATGCCTCCGACCTCGGCGGCAGCATCCGCAACCCCGCCTCCTTCGGCAACCTCGTGGGGCTGCGTCCGACGGCGGGGCGCGTCGCGTCCGCGCGACCGGGGAACGCCTGGGACCCCGGGTCGGTGCTCGGCGTCGTCACGCGCGACGTGCGCGACACCGCCCTGCTCCTCTCGATCATCAGCGGTCCGGAGAAGCGCGCTCCGCTGTCCGTCGACGAGGACCCCGCACAGTTCCTCACGATCCGGCCGAGGTCGTTCGCCGGCACACGAATCGCGTACTCGCCCGACCTCGGCGGTCTGCCGCTGGAGCCGCAGGTCCGGGCCGCCACGGCCGCCGCGGCGGCCCGCCTCGCCGACCTCGGCGCGGATGTCGTCGAGGTCGACCTCGATCTCTCCGAGGCCGATCTCGTCTTCGAGACGTTCCGGTCGCTGGAGTTCTTCGACGGTCACGGCGACGATGCGCGCCGGCATCCGGACCTCGTGAAGAAGACGGTGCGCGACGACGTGTCGTGGGCGGAGGCGTTCGACGCCGCGCTGATCGTTCGCGCGGCGGCGGCGCGCACCCGTCTGTTCCGGCGGTTCCAGGCGCTCCTGGGCGAACACGCTCTGCTGCTCGCCCCGGCCGTGCAGGTGCTGCCCTTCCCCGTCGAGTGGGAGTACCCGACCGAGATCGACGGCGTCGCGATGGAGCGGTACTACACGTGGCAACGCTCCTGCAGCCGCATCACCGCGACCGCGATGCCGGCCATGTCGCTGCCGGCCGCGTTCTCCGCCGAGGGGCTCCCCATCGGCGTGCAGCTCGTCGGGCCGTACCGGGGTGAGCGGGCGATGCTGGAGTACGCGCTGACGTGGGAGGCGGCCGTCGCCGACGTGGCCGCTCGCCGTCCCGCCCTCTGA
- a CDS encoding PotD/PotF family extracellular solute-binding protein → MSHSPRLRRAGLAVLGLLGVAALAAGCAGGAEPSSSGDSTVLGGQVVWADYGGPTNESRQVAYFDGFTQQTGVDVVSTSIEDAVYTSMLTGDPGDYSIFQASAAEVLPNVGNLLTVPADAQGDLLPENVRPYYIGGFVFGETQGWLTATFPHGGPQSWADFFDIQKFPGKRAWPGSPGSFDASYEIALLADGVAPDDLYPLDLKRAEAKLDTIRGDLVFYQAYPEVQQLLTSGSVSIAVAVTGQFTALKNAGQDVTVQWNQAFAVPSGFVAQSGVQNKAAVDALASWMNDPKNQAVFTERTGYGPVNSKVFDELDPDVAASLVNSPEHASQILYWDTDWRSQNYEELLNSYTAWLAG, encoded by the coding sequence ATGTCTCACTCCCCCCGGTTGCGCCGCGCGGGACTCGCCGTGCTCGGGCTCCTCGGTGTCGCGGCGCTGGCGGCCGGCTGCGCGGGCGGCGCTGAACCGTCGTCGAGCGGCGACAGCACCGTCCTCGGCGGGCAGGTCGTGTGGGCCGACTACGGCGGCCCGACGAACGAGAGCCGTCAGGTCGCCTACTTCGACGGGTTCACGCAGCAGACGGGCGTCGATGTCGTCTCCACCTCGATCGAGGACGCCGTCTACACGAGCATGCTCACGGGCGACCCGGGCGACTACAGCATCTTCCAGGCGAGCGCGGCAGAGGTGCTGCCCAATGTCGGCAACCTTCTCACGGTGCCGGCGGACGCACAGGGCGACCTCCTGCCGGAGAACGTGCGGCCCTACTACATCGGCGGCTTCGTCTTCGGTGAGACCCAGGGGTGGCTCACTGCGACTTTCCCCCACGGCGGTCCGCAGAGCTGGGCGGACTTCTTCGACATCCAGAAGTTCCCGGGCAAGCGTGCCTGGCCCGGTTCCCCGGGCTCGTTCGACGCGTCCTACGAGATCGCGCTGCTGGCCGACGGCGTCGCGCCGGACGACCTCTACCCCCTCGACCTCAAGCGGGCCGAGGCGAAGCTGGACACGATCCGCGGCGACCTCGTCTTCTATCAGGCCTACCCCGAGGTGCAGCAGCTGCTGACCAGCGGCAGCGTCTCGATCGCCGTCGCGGTGACGGGGCAGTTCACCGCCCTGAAGAACGCCGGCCAGGACGTGACGGTGCAGTGGAACCAGGCGTTCGCCGTCCCCTCGGGCTTCGTCGCTCAGTCGGGTGTCCAGAACAAGGCGGCCGTCGATGCTCTCGCGTCCTGGATGAACGATCCGAAGAACCAGGCGGTGTTCACCGAGCGCACCGGGTACGGGCCGGTCAACTCGAAGGTGTTCGACGAGCTCGACCCGGATGTGGCCGCCTCGCTGGTCAACTCGCCGGAGCATGCGAGCCAGATCCTGTACTGGGACACGGACTGGCGCAGCCAGAACTACGAAGAGCTGCTGAACTCGTACACGGCCTGGCTGGCCGGTTGA
- a CDS encoding extracellular solute-binding protein: MRNARRILGLTSAAAVAGLALSACAGGATGGAGSSPATAGPIVWADYGGTSNEAYNDIYFTPFTAESGTEVISTTIEGSIQNAMLGGDPGDYDIMMTGLAETVKYGDNLLELPADVPRSDQLPAAVAPYAVANSFVGYAQGYLAGTFPNGGPRTWADFWDVEAFPGKRAVPGEYFDFMFEAALLADGVAPDDLYPLDLDRAVAKLDRLKPSLVYYTEYPQVQQLLTSGGASIAFAPNGLYAGLSNDGIAVAVSWDQAFIEANPFVVPSAAAHPEAAFELARFMADPQRQAEFAKRTNYGPSSSEAFTYLTDEEIDRLPNAPSHTTVVWPDAQARADQYDDMTQRYTTWLTS, from the coding sequence ATGAGAAATGCTCGAAGAATCCTGGGCCTCACGAGCGCTGCAGCGGTCGCGGGGCTCGCCCTGAGCGCGTGTGCGGGCGGCGCGACGGGCGGCGCCGGCTCGTCGCCCGCCACCGCAGGACCGATCGTGTGGGCCGACTACGGAGGAACGTCGAACGAGGCGTACAACGACATCTACTTCACCCCGTTCACGGCGGAGTCCGGCACGGAGGTCATCTCCACCACGATCGAGGGCAGCATCCAGAACGCGATGCTCGGCGGTGATCCCGGCGATTACGACATCATGATGACGGGGCTCGCCGAGACCGTGAAGTACGGCGACAACCTCCTCGAGCTCCCGGCCGACGTCCCGCGTTCGGACCAGCTCCCCGCCGCGGTCGCACCGTACGCCGTCGCGAACTCGTTCGTGGGCTACGCGCAGGGCTACCTCGCCGGCACCTTCCCAAACGGCGGCCCACGGACCTGGGCCGACTTCTGGGACGTCGAGGCGTTCCCGGGAAAGCGCGCGGTCCCGGGCGAGTACTTCGACTTCATGTTCGAGGCGGCGCTGCTGGCCGACGGCGTCGCCCCGGACGACCTTTACCCGCTGGACCTCGACCGCGCGGTCGCCAAGCTCGACCGGCTGAAGCCCTCCCTCGTGTACTACACCGAGTACCCGCAGGTGCAGCAGCTGCTCACGAGCGGCGGCGCCAGCATCGCGTTCGCCCCCAACGGACTCTACGCCGGGCTGAGCAACGACGGCATCGCGGTCGCCGTGTCGTGGGACCAGGCCTTCATCGAGGCGAACCCCTTCGTCGTGCCGTCGGCGGCCGCGCATCCGGAGGCCGCGTTCGAGCTGGCACGGTTCATGGCCGACCCTCAGCGCCAGGCGGAGTTCGCGAAGCGCACGAACTACGGCCCGTCGAGCTCGGAGGCGTTCACGTACCTCACGGACGAGGAGATCGACCGGCTGCCGAACGCGCCCTCGCACACGACGGTCGTCTGGCCGGATGCGCAGGCGCGCGCCGACCAGTACGACGACATGACGCAGCGCTACACCACCTGGCTCACCAGCTGA
- a CDS encoding amidase — MSTDGPLYTWTARELASAVAARDVSAAEVMRAHLDRIEEVEAQVAAFVSLLPEPVAMAMADEADAAVARGDELGALHGLPTGVKDLMDVAGLPTSQGSAAYADAPPAPRDSVLAEHLRRAGALIIGKTNTPEIGLGTLTFNPVRGVCRNPWDLRRHAGGSSGGAGAALAAGMLPIADGSDSGGSIRYPASFCNVVGLRPTPGMVPSGRVGNGWDPHGVAGPMARDSRDAALMLAGIAGHDPRWPLSWVDEPGALAALEDLPLSGLRFGWSPDVGGLPIDPAVRAVLADARRRLEAAGATVLDIEPDLDGADEAWRIVEMFGFAADGRPRLAEGRTGFRADYLRNVEEGLALSAADVMDGFAARTEIFRRTAAVLRQVDAIIYPATPVAAPPAEVEWVAEIDGARFDRYFLWQRAACRLTVTGHPVLATPAGFTGGGLPVGMQIVGPSRGDRRLLAIGAAVEDALGLVGRMPTVVGRAAEW, encoded by the coding sequence ATGAGCACCGACGGCCCCCTGTACACCTGGACGGCGCGGGAGCTGGCCTCGGCCGTCGCGGCCCGCGACGTCTCCGCCGCTGAGGTGATGCGCGCGCATCTCGACCGCATCGAGGAGGTCGAGGCCCAGGTCGCCGCCTTCGTCTCGCTGCTTCCCGAGCCGGTGGCGATGGCGATGGCCGACGAGGCGGATGCGGCCGTCGCCCGTGGCGACGAGCTCGGGGCGCTGCATGGTCTCCCGACCGGGGTGAAGGACCTCATGGACGTCGCGGGGCTGCCGACCTCCCAGGGGTCGGCGGCGTACGCCGACGCACCGCCCGCACCGCGCGACAGCGTGCTGGCCGAGCACCTGCGCCGCGCCGGCGCGCTCATCATCGGCAAGACCAACACGCCGGAGATCGGTCTCGGGACCTTGACCTTCAATCCCGTGCGCGGCGTCTGCCGGAACCCGTGGGATCTGCGTCGTCACGCCGGGGGCTCCAGTGGCGGCGCGGGAGCCGCGCTGGCAGCGGGAATGCTGCCGATCGCGGACGGCTCGGACAGCGGTGGCAGCATCCGCTATCCGGCGTCCTTCTGCAACGTCGTGGGGCTGCGTCCCACGCCGGGCATGGTGCCGAGCGGTCGGGTCGGCAACGGCTGGGACCCGCACGGGGTCGCCGGACCGATGGCGCGCGATTCCCGTGACGCGGCGCTCATGCTGGCGGGCATCGCCGGGCACGACCCACGGTGGCCGCTGTCCTGGGTCGACGAGCCCGGAGCGCTCGCCGCGCTCGAGGACCTGCCGCTGTCCGGGCTGCGGTTCGGCTGGAGCCCCGACGTCGGTGGGCTGCCGATCGACCCCGCGGTGCGGGCGGTCCTGGCCGACGCGCGCCGCCGGCTCGAGGCGGCCGGTGCGACCGTGCTCGACATCGAACCCGATCTCGACGGGGCGGACGAGGCCTGGCGGATCGTGGAGATGTTCGGCTTCGCCGCCGACGGCCGGCCGCGGCTCGCGGAGGGGCGCACCGGATTCCGAGCCGACTACCTGCGCAACGTCGAGGAAGGCCTCGCCCTCAGCGCGGCCGACGTCATGGACGGCTTCGCCGCGCGGACGGAGATCTTCCGGCGCACCGCGGCGGTGCTGCGGCAGGTGGATGCGATCATCTACCCCGCGACACCGGTCGCCGCGCCGCCCGCCGAGGTGGAGTGGGTGGCCGAGATCGACGGTGCGAGGTTCGACCGCTACTTCCTCTGGCAGCGCGCCGCTTGCCGGCTCACCGTCACGGGCCATCCCGTGCTCGCGACCCCGGCCGGATTCACGGGCGGGGGCCTGCCGGTCGGCATGCAGATCGTCGGGCCCTCCCGCGGCGACCGGCGGCTCCTCGCGATCGGTGCGGCCGTGGAGGACGCCCTCGGCCTCGTCGGCCGGATGCCGACCGTTGTCGGCCGCGCTGCGGAGTGGTGA